In one Brassica oleracea var. oleracea cultivar TO1000 chromosome C9, BOL, whole genome shotgun sequence genomic region, the following are encoded:
- the LOC106313032 gene encoding amino acid permease 2-like — MGATAAANNHHQHHQVFDMAVPQQPAFKCFDDDGRLKRTGTVWTASAHIITAVIGSGVLSLAWAIAQLGWVAGPAVMLLFSLVTLYSSTLLSDCYRTGDAVSGKRNYTYMDAVRSILGGFKFKICGLIQYLNLFGVAIGYTIAASISMMAIKRSNCFHKSGGKDPCHMSSNPYMIIFGVTEILLSQVPDFDQIWWISIVAAVMSFTYSAIGLSLGIVQVAANGVFKGSLTGISIGAVTQTQKIWRTFQALGDIAFAYSYSVVLIEIQDTVRSPPSESKTMKKATKLSIAITTIFYMLCGSMGYAAFGDAAPGNLLTGFGFYNPFWLLDIANAAIVVHLIGAYQVFSQPIFAFAEKSASERFPDNDLLTKELEFKIPGFRSPYKTNVFRVVFRCSFVVLTTVISMLMPFFNDVVGILGALGFWPLTVYFPVEMYIKQRKVEKWSTRWVCLQMLSVSCLVISVFAGVGSIAGVMLDLKVYKPFQTTY; from the exons ATGGGTGCAACCGCTGCCGCCAACAACCACCATCAACACCACCAAGTCTTTGACATGGCCGTCCCTCAACAACCAGCTTTCAAATGCTTCGACGATGATGGCCGTCTCAAAAGAACAG GGACTGTTTGGACCGCAAGCGCTCATATCATTACAGCAGTTATCGGATCAGGCGTTCTCTCGTTGGCATGGGCCATTGCACAGCTCGGATGGGTCGCTGGACCTGCGGTGATGCTGTTGTTCTCTTTAGTTACTCTCTACTCTTCCACACTTCTCAGCGACTGCTATAGAACCGGAGATGCAGTCTCCGGCAAGAGAAACTACACTTACATGGACGCAGTTCGATCCATTCTCG GTGGGTTCAAGTTCAAGATTTGTGGGCTGATTCAGTACTTGAATCTGTTCGGTGTCGCGATCGGTTACACAATCGCAGCATCCATAAGCATGAT GGCGATCAAGAGATCGAACTGTTTCCACAAGAGCGGTGGAAAAGACCCGTGTCACATGTCGAGCAACCCTTACATGATCATCTTCGGTGTGACAGAGATCTTGCTCTCTCAGGTTCCTGATTTCGACCAGATTTGGTGGATCTCCATTGTTGCAGCTGTCATGTCTTTTACTTACTCTGCCATTGGTCTATCTCTCGGCATTGTTCAAGTTGCTG CAAATGGAGTATTCAAAGGAAGTCTCACAGGGATAAGCATAGGAGCAGTGACTCAAACACAGAAGATATGGAGAACATTTCAAGCACTTGGAGACATTGCCTTTGCTTACTCTTACTCTGTTGTCCTAATTGAGATTCAG GATACTGTAAGATCACCGCCATCTGAATCAAAAACGATGAAGAAAGCTACAAAACTCAGTATCGCAATCACAACCATCTTCTACATGCTCTGTGGCTCAATGGGTTACGCAGCCTTTGGAGATGCAGCACCAGGAAACCTCCTCACTGGTTTCGGATTCTACAACCCCTTTTGGCTCCTCGACATAGCCAACGCCGCCATCGTAGTCCACCTCATAGGAGCTTACCAAGTCTTCTCCCAGCCCATCTTCGCCTTCGCTGAAAAATCAGCCTCGGAGAGGTTTCCAGACAATGACTTGCTCACCAAGGAACTCGAGTTCAAGATCCCAGGGTTTAGGTCTCCGTACAAAACCAACGTTTTCAGGGTAGTGTTCAGGTGCTCTTTCGTCGTTCTAACCACGGTGATATCGATGCTGATGCCGTTCTTCAACGACGTGGTGGGGATCTTGGGGGCCTTAGGGTTTTGGCCCTTGACGGTTTATTTCCCGGTGGAGATGTATATAAAGCAGAGGAAGGTGGAGAAGTGGAGCACGAGGTGGGTTTGTTTGCAGATGCTTAGTGTTTCTTGTCTAGTTATCTCTGTGTTCGCTGGAGTTGGATCAATCGCCGGAGTAATGCTTGATCTTAAGGTCTACAAGCCTTTCCAGACTACGTATTGA
- the LOC106319292 gene encoding protein ATAF2, translated as MKAELNLPAGFRFHPTDEELVKFYLCRKCSSEQISAPVIAEVDLYKFNPWELPEMSLYGEKEWYFFSPRDRKYPNGSRPNRAAGTGYWKATGADKPIGKPKTLGIKKALVFYAGKAPKGIKTNWIMHEYRLANVDRSASVNKKNNLRLDDWVLCRIYNKKGTMEKYYPTDEKPRTTTSMADQSSSPFDTSDSTYPNDSSSSGGHVVSPDAKEVQSEPKWGELEDALEAFDTSMFDGSMDLLQSDGFVPQYLYQPDYFTPFQDMPQQKPFLNWSFAPHG; from the exons ATGAAAGCAGAGCTGAACTTACCTGCAGGATTCCGATTCCATCCAACAGACGAAGAGCTTGTGAAATTCTACTTGTGCCGGAAATGCTCATCGGAGCAGATCTCAGCTCCGGTTATCGCTGAAGTCGATCTCTACAAGTTTAATCCTTGGGAGCTTCCAG AGATGTCTCTGTACGGAGAGAAAGAGTGGTATTTTTTCTCACCCCGAGACCGGAAATACCCAAACGGTTCTCGTCCAAACCGGGCAGCTGGAACCGGTTATTGGAAAGCCACCGGAGCAGATAAACCAATCGGTAAACCGAAGACGTTGGGTATTAAGAAAGCTCTAGTCTTCTACGCTGGGAAAGCTCCAAAAGGGATTAAAACGAATTGGATAATGCACGAGTATCGTCTCGCTAATGTTGATAGATCAGCTTCTGTTAACAAAAAGAACAACCTACGA CTTGATGATTGGGTTCTATGTCGAATCTACAACAAGAAAGGAACAATGGAGAAGTATTACCCTACGGATGAGAAACCGAGGACCACGACATCAATGGCGGATCAATCATCATCGCCTTTTGACACATCGGACTCGACTTACCCGAACGATTCGAGCAGCTCAGGCGGCCACGTGGTGTCACCGGATGCCAAGGAGGTTCAGAGCGAGCCTAAATGGGGAGAACTCGAAGATGCTTTAGAGGCTTTTGATACTTCAATGTTTGATGGTTCCATGGACTTGTTGCAGAGCGACGGTTTTGTTCCTCAGTACTTGTACCAGCCTGATTATTTCACTCCCTTCCAGGATATGCCCCAGCAGAAACCGTTCTTGAATTGGAGTTTTGCTCCACATGGGTAA